A genomic region of Gossypium hirsutum isolate 1008001.06 chromosome D01, Gossypium_hirsutum_v2.1, whole genome shotgun sequence contains the following coding sequences:
- the LOC107922043 gene encoding transmembrane emp24 domain-containing protein p24beta2, translating into MKIGFLVFVAVALLAFLCSPNAVYGIRFVIDREECFSHDVKYEGDTIHVSFVVIKADSTWHNSHEGVDLVVKGPTGDQIQDFRDKISEKFEFVAHQKGIHHFCFSNKSPYYETVDFDVHESHFTYYDQHAKDEHFNPLLEQISKLEEALYNIQFEQHWLEAQTERQAIVNEAMSKRAVHKAFYESAALIGASVLQVYLLRRLFERKLGMSRV; encoded by the exons ATGAAAATCGGGTTCCTTGTATTTGTAGCTGTTGCATTGCTAGCATTCTTGTGTAGCCCGAATGCCGTGTATGGAATTAGATTCGTAATTGATAGAGAAGAATGCTTCTCTCACGATGTTAAGTATGAAGGGGATACAATTCATGTGTCGTTTGTTGTCATCAAGGCTGATTCAACTTGGCATAATAGTCATGAGGGTGTTGATCTGGTG GTGAAGGGACCTACCGGTGATCAGATTCAAGACTTTCGAGACAAGATAAGTGAGAAATTTGAGTTTGTTGCTCATCAAAAAGGAATTCACCATTTCTGTTTCAGTAATAAATCTCCTTACTATGAAACGGTCGACTTTGATGTACATGAAAGTCATTTTACATACTATGATCAGCATGCAAAGGATG AGCATTTCAACCCTTTGTTAGAACAAATATCTAAGTTAGAGGAAGCTCTTTATAACATCCAGTTTGAACAGCACTGGTTAGAGGCTCAGACAGAACGTCAGGCAATAG TAAATGAAGCCATGAGTAAAAGAGCAGTTCACAAGGCCTTTTACGAATCTGCAGCACTAATTGGAGCCAGTGTTCTTCAAGTTTACCTACTCCGCCGCCTTTTTGAACGAAAGCTTGGAATGTCCCGGGTTTAG
- the LOC121213844 gene encoding protein NOI4 — MSEEKGRPLPKFGEWDVNDPASAEGFTVIFNKARDEKKTGGKPESPAKSDSNVKPGADPGKTQPKKWFCCVQAPPAES; from the exons ATGTCG GAGGAAAAGGGTCGGCCATTGCCAAAATTTGGTGAATGGGATGTCAACGATCCTGCATCTGCTGAGGGATTCACTGTGATCTTTAATAAGGCAAGGGACGAGAAGAAAACAGGTGGCAAACCTGAGTCACCGGCAAAGTCTGATTCTAATGTTAAGCCTGGAGCTGATCCTGGCAAAACCCAACCT AAAAAATGGTTTTGCTGCGTTCAAGCCCCGCCTGCGGAATCTTGA